The Nitrospirota bacterium genome window below encodes:
- a CDS encoding EamA family transporter — MSLRVMGLALVTLAVLFEAVGQLAFKHGAESAHADTSKWGPFRGLWRNRAVALGILCFVAQAIIWTMAIRLLDISIAFPASSIGFVFVALLSKVWLQEQVGLERWIGLGFILGGVVLVGLS; from the coding sequence ATGAGCCTTCGCGTGATGGGTCTGGCCCTGGTGACGCTGGCCGTCCTCTTCGAAGCGGTCGGACAACTTGCATTCAAGCATGGGGCGGAGAGCGCCCACGCGGATACGAGTAAATGGGGTCCGTTTCGCGGTCTTTGGCGTAATCGAGCCGTCGCGCTGGGGATTCTCTGCTTTGTCGCCCAGGCGATCATCTGGACGATGGCGATCCGTCTTCTCGATATTAGCATCGCCTTTCCGGCGAGTAGCATCGGGTTCGTCTTTGTGGCCCTGTTGTCGAAGGTCTGGCTGCAAGAGCAGGTCGGCCTGGAACGGTGGATTGGCTTGGGCTTTATTCTTGGCGGCGTGGTGCTGGTTGGGTTAAGCTGA